Genomic DNA from Nitrosarchaeum koreense MY1:
TTCGTTTACAACAATAAATGCTGGATCATCTCCAACAGTTTGAAATGCGCCTCTTTTGCTAGTGTGATTTTTTCTAACTCTTGTTCCAAAATGACACGCAATTGTTTCATCGTTTTCATCTTGATGCATTACAATATAGACGCCATTTGTTTTACAATCAATCAAAAATTTTACTGCACCAATCAAATTTAGAGCTGCATCTGAAGAAGCACGATCAGAGGATCTTTGTGAACCTACAAGTGCAATTGGAATAGGAAATCCTGCAAGTGCAAATGAAAGAAATGATGATGTATAATGCATAGTATCTGTTCCATGCGCTATAATTATACCTGAATAGTCTGAATTCGAATGCTCTTTTAATTTATCAGCAATTTTTAACCAATGTTCTGGCATTATGTTTTCTGAATATTCTGAAAATAATACTTCTGCGTCCATATTTGCAATTTTAGAAAGTTCTGGCACTGATGAATTAAGTTCTTCAGCACTTAGAACTGGAGTTACTGCACCGGTTCTATAATCTACTTTACTTGCTATTGTTCCTCCTGTTGATAATAATAGAATTTTTGGCAAGTTTGGATTTTTTTCAACACTTTCTACTTTTTCAATATTTTTTTTAGGACTAGATGTTATCTCGATTTTTTTGATCTTTTCTATTTCTAATCCAATGTTATATCCACTTTTTAATTTGAGAACAAGATGTGAATCGTCACTGTGTTCATATCTTGGCATAATTATTCCCAAATATGTTAAATCTGCTAAAATCTTGACGTTATCTCCAACAGTGATCCTGTTATTTTTTAAAAACTCTAATGATTTACCTGTATATCCTCTAAATTCTGACATTTACGAGAGTTGGTATTGTCTATTTAATAAAAACTACCTGTAATAGGTAGCGACTAGTTTTTCGCCTACTTTGAGGTTTTTTTGCTCTCTTACTTTTCTTACTGCTGCTTCAAAGTTAGTCATAGATACTAATGCAGTAGCGGAACTTTTCTCAATGTCTTTGACATCTGGATGTTCATCTAAAAATTTATGAATTACAAGTGATACTGCAGTATTTGCAATTGCAGCAGTATCTGCACCGCTTAAACCGTCTGTTAATTCTGCAATTTTATCAAGATTGACAATCCAATTTTTACGACAATTTTCTAATTCATTTTCTGAATGACCTTCTTTACTTTTTGCACAAATAGGACACTCACTTTTCCATTTACAAACATTTTCTAATTCATTTTCTGAATGTTCTTTCTTCGATTTTTTACAACTAGGACATTTGGATGCATACCAATTTGATTCATTAAGAAAATTTTCATTATTAGCTATTGGAATTTTTTTAGCATTTATTTCTAAAATCTTTTTTCTACTTTCCTTATCTGGTAATGGTATCTGAATAATTTTATCAAATCTACCTGGTCTTAGTAATGCTGGATCAATCATATCTGGTCTATTAGTAGCTGCTAAAACAACTACTCCATGCATATTTTCCATACCATCTAATTCTGTAAGTAATTGACTAACCACTCTTTCAGTAACAGCTGTTTCGCCTCCTGCACCTCTAATTGGGGCAATTGAATCAATTTCATCAAAGAATACAACACATGGTGAAGCTTGTCTTGCTCTTCTGAAAATTTCTCTTATTCCGCGTTCAGATTCTCCAACCCATTTTGATAATAATTCAGGACCTCTAACTGAAACAAAGTTTGCTTCACTCTGAGTTGCAACTGCTTTAGCTAATAATGTCTTACCAGTACCGCTTGGACCGTGTAGCAAAATACCTCTTGGCATTTTATGTCCTAACTTATCATATAGTCCTGGATATTTCATTGGCCATTCTACTGCTTCTTGGAGTTCACGTTTTACATCTTGCAAACCGCCAACATCATCCCAGCTAACATCTGGATTTTCAATGAAAACTTCTCTCATTCCAGAAGGTGTTACTTCAATCAAAGCTTGTTTAAAATCTGAATTTATTAAAACTAATTTTTCAAGTGCTTCAGCTTGAAGTTTTTCTTCTTCCAAGTTCAAAACTTTCATTAATCTTCTCAAACATTTCATTGCAGCTTCTTTACAGAGATATTCTAAATCTGCACCAACATACCCATGGCTAGTGTTTGCCATAATATCAATATCTACAGTCCAATCTTTACGACAATTTTCTAATTCATTTTCTGAATGCTCTTCTTTACTTCTTGCACAAATAGGACACTCACTTTTCCATTTACATACTTTTTCTAATTCACTTTCTGAATGTTCAGTTAATGATTTTTTACAACTAGGACATTTGAGTTCATACCAATTTGGTCTATTCTCAAAATTTTCTGTATCACCTAATGGCATGTTTCTGCTATGGATAGCAAGAATGTCCTTTCTTCCTTTTTTATCTGGAACTTTAATCTCAATTTCTCTATCAAATCTACCCGGTCTTCTAAGTGCTGGATCTATTGCGTTCGGTCTGTTTGTAGCTGCAATTACGATAACCTTTCCTCGAGCTTCCAATCCATCCATTAATGATAACATTTGTGATACTACTCTTCTTTCTACTTCGCCAGTTACCTCTTCTCTTTTAGGTGCAATAGAATCAATTTCATCTACAAATATTATTGATGGTGCTTTTTCTCTGGCTTCTTTGAAAATCTCTCTTAGTCTAGCTTCGCTTTCTCCGTAAAACTTGCTCATAATTTCTGGACCGGAAATACTAATGAAATGAGCTTGACTTTCATTTGCAACTGCTTTTGCAAGTAAGGTTTTACCTGTTCCAGGTGGACCGTATAATAATACGCCTTTTGGGGCTTCAATTCCTAATTTCTCAAAAATTTCTGGATGTCTTAATGGTAGTTCTATCATCTCTCTTACTTTCTTTATCTCATCAGTTAAACCTCCAATATCCTCATACGTTACTTGAGGAACTCCTCGTAATGTTTCACCCTTTTCTGCGATATGGAAAACAGTTTTTTGAGTAACCAAAACTGCATCTGCAGCTGGTGTTACTCCAATCACTTGAAATGTTAAACGTCCTCCAAAATATGGTACCATCACATTATCTCCCTTAATCAAAGGAACGCTTTCAAGAGCATCAGCAAGGTAACGCTCATCAATTGGAGGTATTGCTTCAAGTGGTGCAACTACAACTTTTTCAGCAGCAACTGCTTTAATTTTTCTTACAGTAATGGTATCACCTATGGCAATTCCTGAATTATTACGACCCAATCCATCAATTCTGATAATTCCTTTTCCTTCATCTGATGGGTAAAGTGGAAGACATTTTGCAACGGTTCTTCTCTTGCCCTTAATCTCAATAACATCGCCAGTAGATGCATTTAGTGTATCCATAGAATCATAATCAATTCTTGCTACGCCACGGCCTACGTCTCGTGTATATGCTTCTAGAACTTTAAGAGAAAGTGCATTCTGGCTCATATTACAAACTCTGTTGTCTAATTTTTATATCTTTGTGGTAATTTCAGCAAAATACATGGGTAAAATCACAAGCTTAAAATCCTTAATGAATGGGAATCGATCTACTTGGGTAAGAGACCATTAGTAAGAAGACGTGGCCGTGGAGGATTTCAATTTAGATCTACTTCTACTGGTAAAGTAGGTAGTAAAGCAAAATATCCTCGATTTTCGTTATCTGAGCAACATGAAGGATTAGTAATTGATCTAGTACATGAGCGTGGTAGAGAAGCACCACTAGCTAAAATACGATTTGAAGATGGTTCAGTCTCATTTATGCCTGCAGTTCTTGGTACTAAAGTGGGTGAAACTTTCCAATTTGGATTAAAATCAAAAATCGAAAAAGGAAACGTAATCAGCGTTCAAAACATTCCTGATGGAACTATTGTTTGTAACGTCGAAAAACATTTTGGTGATGGCGGCGCTATAGTAAAGTCAGCAGGAACAAATGCAACTATTTTCTCTCACGGTGAAGAGGGAGTTACAATAAAACTCCCATCTGGAAAATTCACTACGCTTAATCCAAAGAACAGGGCAATGATTGGAACTTTGGCAGGTGGTGGAGCTGGCGAACGATTCTTTATGAGTGCAGGTAACAAATGGCGTAGTTTTAGAGCTAAAGGAAAGAAATTTCCAATTGTCAGAGGTGTAGCACAAGCAGCTTATGTTCACCCACACGGTGGTGGACGACACCAACACGTTGGACAAAGTTCTACTGTTTCTCGAAATGCTCCGCCTGGAGCTAAAGTAGGTAGCATTGCTGCAAGAAAAACTGGTAGAGCTAGAATTAAAGAAAGAAAGTAATATTCTGATTTTTCTTCCCTAAAATTGATTAATACCTGATTGAAAATATTTTTTGTATGTCAAAGCAAAGAATAAGAATTTTTGTAAAAGGTAAAGTACAAGGTGTATTTTTTCGGCAAGCGTTAAAAGTAATGGCTAAAAAAAATGATGTTTTTGGTTGGGTAAAAAATCTAAAAGATGGTCGAGTTGAAGCTGTACTTGAAGGAGATGAAGAAAAAGTAAATAGACTAATTGAATGGTCTCATGGAGGACCAGCAAATGCACGAGTCGAAGATGTTGAAATCCGAAACGAGAAATTTACTGGAGAATTTTCAAAATTTGATGTATTGTACTAGTTGATTGTTTCAAAAGCATTTTTTATGATTTCTTTGAGTTCTGTTATTTCTTGTCCTGTTTTGATTTGTAGAATTTGTGGGATCTCTTTTCTGCTTTTTTGAATTTTAATTATAATGCCTTCTCTTTCTGGCTCTACATCTACAAACCATCTAAACGTCATGGATTTTCCAAAAACAACTCTATGCATTCTAATATCTTCAACTACATTTTCTCCTAATGAAAGACAGAATTTTCTTACAGAATCAAATAGTGGTAGTACTGAACTTGGAATTTGTTTTTTAAAATCATTATAATCCCTTTTCGTTCCAAAAGAAATTATTTCATCCATGGTGGTTAAAATTTAATTTTAATTATAAAGGTAGTAGATCTGTTGGTTCCAGTCTAGACGGATAGCCCCATTTCAAGGCATACAAGATCCGCCACGTAGACGAGGAAGCGTGGATGCTCCACCTTAGGATTGCTCCCTCCCGGACCTCATCCCTTTCGATAGTTCGGACTTAGACGTTATCCCTTCGGATAATTCTGGTCCTGCAACCACCCGCCTCGGCGTGATTTCATTTCCGCACACCAAGCGGGAATTACCTATCTAGAGATTTACCCAACAGTTACTGATCTCTGCGTATAGCCGGTTTCAGAATAGGGCACGGCTGGCACCCCAATCCTACCTACTACCATTTTTTTCTATGACGGTATGTTATATTTGCA
This window encodes:
- a CDS encoding acylphosphatase; the protein is MSKQRIRIFVKGKVQGVFFRQALKVMAKKNDVFGWVKNLKDGRVEAVLEGDEEKVNRLIEWSHGGPANARVEDVEIRNEKFTGEFSKFDVLY
- a CDS encoding CDC48 family AAA ATPase; the protein is MSQNALSLKVLEAYTRDVGRGVARIDYDSMDTLNASTGDVIEIKGKRRTVAKCLPLYPSDEGKGIIRIDGLGRNNSGIAIGDTITVRKIKAVAAEKVVVAPLEAIPPIDERYLADALESVPLIKGDNVMVPYFGGRLTFQVIGVTPAADAVLVTQKTVFHIAEKGETLRGVPQVTYEDIGGLTDEIKKVREMIELPLRHPEIFEKLGIEAPKGVLLYGPPGTGKTLLAKAVANESQAHFISISGPEIMSKFYGESEARLREIFKEAREKAPSIIFVDEIDSIAPKREEVTGEVERRVVSQMLSLMDGLEARGKVIVIAATNRPNAIDPALRRPGRFDREIEIKVPDKKGRKDILAIHSRNMPLGDTENFENRPNWYELKCPSCKKSLTEHSESELEKVCKWKSECPICARSKEEHSENELENCRKDWTVDIDIMANTSHGYVGADLEYLCKEAAMKCLRRLMKVLNLEEEKLQAEALEKLVLINSDFKQALIEVTPSGMREVFIENPDVSWDDVGGLQDVKRELQEAVEWPMKYPGLYDKLGHKMPRGILLHGPSGTGKTLLAKAVATQSEANFVSVRGPELLSKWVGESERGIREIFRRARQASPCVVFFDEIDSIAPIRGAGGETAVTERVVSQLLTELDGMENMHGVVVLAATNRPDMIDPALLRPGRFDKIIQIPLPDKESRKKILEINAKKIPIANNENFLNESNWYASKCPSCKKSKKEHSENELENVCKWKSECPICAKSKEGHSENELENCRKNWIVNLDKIAELTDGLSGADTAAIANTAVSLVIHKFLDEHPDVKDIEKSSATALVSMTNFEAAVRKVREQKNLKVGEKLVATYYR
- a CDS encoding DUF5655 domain-containing protein, coding for MDEIISFGTKRDYNDFKKQIPSSVLPLFDSVRKFCLSLGENVVEDIRMHRVVFGKSMTFRWFVDVEPEREGIIIKIQKSRKEIPQILQIKTGQEITELKEIIKNAFETIN
- a CDS encoding 50S ribosomal protein L2, translating into MGKRPLVRRRGRGGFQFRSTSTGKVGSKAKYPRFSLSEQHEGLVIDLVHERGREAPLAKIRFEDGSVSFMPAVLGTKVGETFQFGLKSKIEKGNVISVQNIPDGTIVCNVEKHFGDGGAIVKSAGTNATIFSHGEEGVTIKLPSGKFTTLNPKNRAMIGTLAGGGAGERFFMSAGNKWRSFRAKGKKFPIVRGVAQAAYVHPHGGGRHQHVGQSSTVSRNAPPGAKVGSIAARKTGRARIKERK
- the gatD gene encoding Glu-tRNA(Gln) amidotransferase subunit GatD, whose translation is MSEFRGYTGKSLEFLKNNRITVGDNVKILADLTYLGIIMPRYEHSDDSHLVLKLKSGYNIGLEIEKIKKIEITSSPKKNIEKVESVEKNPNLPKILLLSTGGTIASKVDYRTGAVTPVLSAEELNSSVPELSKIANMDAEVLFSEYSENIMPEHWLKIADKLKEHSNSDYSGIIIAHGTDTMHYTSSFLSFALAGFPIPIALVGSQRSSDRASSDAALNLIGAVKFLIDCKTNGVYIVMHQDENDETIACHFGTRVRKNHTSKRGAFQTVGDDPAFIVVNEQVQRNARNNFFKVKEFQPRIKINTKVALIKYHPGYDPSLLEKIIEMNYDGIIFEGTGLGHIGKIMYGNVKKANEKGIFLGMTSQCIDGRVRMTVYESGRDLLDLGIIPLENMIPEVALVKTMWTLGNFQDRNEIKKIMLENIASELSD